A genomic segment from Excalfactoria chinensis isolate bCotChi1 chromosome 15, bCotChi1.hap2, whole genome shotgun sequence encodes:
- the CYP24A1 gene encoding 1,25-dihydroxyvitamin D(3) 24-hydroxylase, mitochondrial — translation MGGCSILLRSSALTCGRVALSPAGRGGSAPRAASALCALRGRGHPLAALPGPPSWPLMGSLPDVLWKGGLKRQHETLAEYHRRFGKIFRMKLGAFDSVHIGAPCLLESLYRRESACPQRLEIKPWKAYRDYRDEGYGLLILEGKDWQRVRSAFQKKLMKPKEVVKLDNTINEVLEDFMHRIGAICNHNGQMEDIYSEFNKWSFESICLVLYGKRFGLLQQDVEEESLNFIKAVKTMMATFGMMMVTPVELHKGLNTKVWQAHTKAWDDIFKIAKHSIDTRLEKHSASPQEDFLCDIYSGGQLSKKELYATIAELQIAGVETTANSLLWALYNISRNPHVQQKLLREIQSVLAANESPTAESIKNMPYLKACLKESMRLTPSVPFTTRTIDTEMVLGDYILPEGTVLMINSHALGCNEEYFNGWTQFRPERWLQKHSINPFSHVPFGIGKRMCIGRRLAELQLHLALCWIIRKYQIVATDDNPVETLHSGTLIPSRELPIAFHRR, via the exons ATGGGAGGCTGCAGCATCCTCCTCCGCTCCTCCGCCCTCACCTGCGGCCGCGTCGCGCTCAGCCCCGCCGGGCGCGGAGGTTCAGCGCCGCGGGCGGCGTCCGCGCTGTGCGCTCTGCGGGGCCGTGGGCATCCCCTGGCCGCGCTGCCCGGGCCCCCCAGCTGGCCGCTGATGGGCAGCCTGCCCGACGTGCTCTGGAAGGGGGGACTCAAGAGGCAGCACGAGACGCTG GCTGAGTACCACAGAAGGTTTGGGAAGATCTTCCGCATGAAGCTGGGAGCTTTCGACTCGGTTCACATCGGAGCTCCCTGCCTGCTGGAATCTCTGTACCGCCGGGAGAGCGCCTGCCCGCAGCGCCTGGAGATCAAACCCTGGAAAGCCTATCGGGACTATCGCGACGAGGGCTACGGGCTGCTGATCCT GGAAGGAAAGGACTGGCAGAGGGTGAGAAGCGCCTTTCAGAAGAAACTGATGAAACCCAAGGAGGTGGTGAAACTGGATAACACGATCAATGAG GTCCTGGAGGATTTCATGCATAGAATAGGGGCTATCTGTAACCACAATGGACAAATGGAAGATATATATTCGGAATTCAACAAATGGTCATTTGAAA GTATCTGCCTGGTGCTGTATGGAAAGAGGTTTGGTCTCCTACAGCAGGATGTAGAAGAAGAAAGCTTGAATTTCATCAAGGCTGTTAAAACG ATGATGGCTACTTTTGGAATGATGATGGTGACACCCGTGGAACTTCACAAGGGTCTGAACACGAAAGTCTGGCAAGCTCACACTAAAGCATGGGATGATATATTTAAAATAG CCAAGCACTCCATTGACACTCGTCTGGAAAAGCACTCTGCAAGCCCTCAGGAGGATTTCCTTTGTGATATCTACTCTGGAGGACAGCTTTCCAAGAAGGAGCTGTATGCCACCATTGCAGAGCTCCAGATTGCCGGAGTTGAAACG ACGGCCAATAGTTTGCTGTGGGCTTTGTACAACATTTCACGCAATCCACACGTTCAGCAGAAACTCCTTCGGGAAATACAGAGTGTTCTGGCTGCCAATGAGAGCCCAACTGCTGAGAGCATTAAGAATATGCCCTACCTAAAAGCATGTCTGAAGGAATCCATGAG atTAACACCATCTGTGCCATTTACCACCCGCACTATCGACACAGAAATGGTTCTAGGAGATTATATACTACCTGAAGGG ACAGTCCTAATGATAAATAGCCATGCCTTGGGCTGCAATGAAGAATACTTCAATGGCTGGACTCAGTTTAGGCCAGAACGCTGGCTGCAGAAGCACTCAATCAATCCTTTTTCCCATGTCCCATTTGGCATTGGGAAGCGGATGTGCATCGGCCGTCGCttagcagagctgcagctccacttGGCCCTGTGCTGG ATCATTCGCAAGTACCAAATTGTAGCAACTGATGACAATCCGGTGGAAACACTGCATTCAGGAACCCTGATCCCCAGCCGGGAGCTGCCCATCGCGTTTCACAGGCGGTAG